A window of the Desulforapulum autotrophicum HRM2 genome harbors these coding sequences:
- a CDS encoding conjugal transfer protein TraB, with amino-acid sequence MDEQILRATKEIVVKFIELGRLSPATVHESIRDIHATIRETVKGSMDTDTKDQE; translated from the coding sequence ATGGACGAACAAATACTGCGGGCAACAAAAGAGATCGTGGTGAAGTTTATCGAGTTAGGAAGGCTTTCCCCTGCAACCGTGCATGAATCCATCCGGGATATCCATGCCACCATCAGGGAAACGGTCAAGGGCAGCATGGACACAGACACGAAGGACCAGGAGTAG
- the polA gene encoding DNA polymerase I codes for MKQNIYLVDGSAYLYRAFHAIRSLSTSTGIPTNATFGFTRILLKLIKEKQPEYVAVFFDVKGPTFRNAMFDAYKANRPPMPDDLRLQIPYIKEVVKALNIPIVEKTGFEADDLIGTYARLAEEKGFAVVMVTGDKDFMQLVTDNAVIWDPMKEEIIDKRAISDKLGLTPIQVIDMLGLAGDTADNIPGVPGVGPKTAQKLIAEHGNMKTIYDNLESLKSKKSLYAKLTDNRDQAFLSRDLVTIDRNVAVEIPLDEFILSPFDHGRLAEIFKELEFTKLYQEFKPTQAPAEKEYILVTGLDQLKKLIETFKQADILSVDTETTSKHPMLAKLVGISFAVEPHRAYYIPVGHTGMDAKKQPDLSRVIALIRPLLENPEVKKVGQNIKYDYIVLTRHGIRMQGLGFDTMIASHLLNPSQRGHSLDKIAMDLLDHKTIRYKEVTGSGKTQIGFNEVEIQTALDYAAEDADITLLCHGILKQKLQESNLLDLMNQVEMPLITVLADMEMHGIKVDRKKLGELSKTFEQEMMTLETQIYALAGETFNINSSQQLGTILFEKLQLPAKKKTKKKTGYSTDVEVLNELAEHHELPEKILRYRSLGKLKSTYSDALQELIHPETGRIHTSFNQAITATGRLSSSDPNLQNIPIRTNEGKMIREAFVPEPGHILVAADYSQIELRLLAHFAEDEILIQSFRNDEDIHTRTAAEVFQAFPEFITEDLRRQAKAINFGIMYGMSAFKLAKEINVTRKTAQTYIDSYFARYAGVKRFIDKTIEQAKTTGEVTTILGRKRRLNDINASNVNLRKLAERAAINTPVQGSAADLIKLAMINMDRELKKTPLKSRMLLSVHDEIIFETPLAEKEALMDLARQVMEGVFALKVPLKVNIAAGINWARAH; via the coding sequence ATGAAACAAAACATATACCTTGTTGATGGAAGCGCCTATCTTTACCGTGCCTTCCACGCCATACGAAGCCTGTCTACATCCACGGGCATCCCCACAAATGCCACCTTTGGATTCACAAGAATTCTCCTGAAATTGATCAAGGAGAAACAGCCTGAATACGTGGCCGTATTTTTTGATGTGAAGGGGCCCACCTTTCGCAATGCCATGTTTGACGCATACAAGGCCAACCGACCGCCAATGCCCGATGACCTGAGGCTGCAAATTCCCTATATCAAGGAGGTTGTCAAGGCCCTGAACATTCCCATTGTGGAGAAGACCGGGTTTGAGGCAGACGACCTCATCGGCACCTATGCCCGACTGGCGGAAGAGAAGGGATTCGCCGTGGTCATGGTAACAGGGGACAAGGATTTCATGCAACTTGTAACGGACAATGCCGTGATCTGGGACCCCATGAAAGAAGAGATCATCGACAAACGAGCGATTTCGGACAAGCTGGGACTGACCCCCATCCAGGTGATCGACATGTTAGGCCTTGCCGGAGACACCGCTGACAACATCCCGGGCGTTCCAGGGGTCGGTCCCAAAACGGCCCAGAAGCTCATTGCTGAACATGGAAACATGAAAACCATCTATGATAACCTGGAAAGCCTGAAATCCAAAAAAAGCCTGTATGCAAAACTTACCGACAACCGGGACCAGGCATTCCTGAGCCGGGACCTGGTTACCATTGACAGAAACGTTGCCGTTGAAATCCCCCTGGACGAATTCATCCTCTCGCCCTTTGACCACGGGCGGCTGGCAGAAATCTTCAAGGAACTTGAGTTTACAAAGCTCTACCAGGAGTTCAAGCCCACACAGGCGCCTGCAGAAAAAGAGTATATCCTTGTAACAGGGCTGGATCAATTAAAGAAACTGATAGAGACCTTTAAACAGGCAGACATTCTGAGTGTTGATACGGAAACCACTTCAAAACACCCAATGCTGGCCAAACTTGTGGGTATCTCCTTTGCCGTGGAGCCCCACAGGGCCTATTATATCCCCGTGGGCCACACGGGAATGGACGCCAAGAAACAGCCTGATTTATCCCGGGTGATTGCCCTAATACGTCCCCTTCTTGAAAACCCCGAAGTTAAAAAGGTCGGCCAGAACATCAAGTACGACTACATTGTGCTTACTCGCCACGGCATCAGAATGCAGGGTCTCGGGTTTGACACCATGATCGCCTCCCACCTGTTAAACCCATCCCAAAGGGGCCACAGCCTGGACAAAATTGCCATGGACCTTCTGGACCATAAAACCATCCGCTACAAGGAGGTAACGGGCAGTGGCAAGACCCAGATCGGATTTAACGAGGTTGAGATCCAAACGGCCCTGGACTATGCAGCAGAAGATGCGGATATAACCCTTCTCTGCCATGGAATCCTTAAGCAAAAGCTTCAGGAGAGCAACCTTCTGGACCTGATGAACCAGGTGGAGATGCCCCTTATCACTGTCCTTGCAGATATGGAAATGCACGGCATCAAGGTGGACCGAAAAAAACTCGGGGAGCTTTCAAAAACCTTTGAACAGGAGATGATGACCCTTGAGACACAAATTTACGCCCTTGCAGGCGAAACTTTTAACATCAACTCGTCACAACAACTCGGCACTATTCTGTTTGAAAAACTGCAACTGCCTGCCAAGAAAAAAACCAAGAAAAAAACCGGTTATTCAACAGATGTGGAGGTGCTCAATGAACTGGCAGAACACCATGAACTGCCGGAAAAGATCCTGAGATACCGCTCCCTTGGAAAACTTAAATCCACCTATTCAGACGCCCTCCAGGAACTTATCCATCCAGAGACGGGCAGAATCCACACCTCGTTCAACCAGGCCATCACAGCAACGGGCAGGCTCTCAAGCTCGGACCCCAACCTTCAGAACATCCCCATCCGTACGAACGAAGGTAAAATGATCAGAGAGGCCTTCGTTCCCGAACCGGGCCACATCCTTGTTGCGGCCGACTACTCCCAGATTGAACTCAGGCTCCTTGCCCACTTTGCCGAGGACGAAATCCTGATTCAGTCGTTTAGAAACGACGAAGATATCCATACAAGAACGGCGGCCGAGGTGTTCCAGGCATTTCCCGAGTTCATCACCGAGGATTTAAGGCGCCAGGCAAAGGCCATCAACTTTGGTATCATGTACGGAATGAGCGCCTTTAAACTTGCAAAGGAGATCAACGTCACACGGAAAACAGCCCAGACCTATATTGATTCCTACTTTGCAAGGTATGCAGGGGTAAAAAGATTCATTGACAAAACCATCGAACAGGCAAAAACAACCGGAGAGGTGACAACCATTCTTGGCAGGAAAAGGCGGCTCAACGACATCAACGCCTCCAACGTGAACCTAAGGAAACTTGCCGAAAGGGCCGCCATTAACACGCCGGTTCAGGGCAGTGCCGCAGATCTGATCAAGCTTGCCATGATCAACATGGACAGGGAACTAAAAAAAACACCGCTAAAATCACGGATGCTCCTGTCCGTCCACGATGAAATTATCTTTGAAACGCCCCTGGCGGAAAAAGAGGCCCTCATGGATCTTGCCCGACAGGTCATGGAAGGGGTGTTTGCCCTCAAGGTACCCTTGAAGGTCAACATAGCGGCAGGAATAAACTGGGCCAGGGCCCATTAA
- a CDS encoding TraB/GumN family protein gives MDNIATADLEGVDRIFCNGKEIILIGTAHVSKESALLVTRVIESERPDTVCVELCETRLQSIRDKDAWRNMDIIKVIREKKAMFLLMNLMLASFQKRIAEKFEIKPGQEMINAIEAGEKIDARIFPADRAIQTTLTRVWRSMGLWERLKLMFQMVFSLGNTDEITEEEIERMKQEDILQTLLADMKRSHPILERILIDERDQFLAETIRTAPGDRIVAVAGAGHVPGIKRYLADSTAVDMDELTRIPRGGNFGKIMKWLIPLAILVLFGAGFFIKGKGGGTDMIWMWIAANGLFAGLGAVAALAHPWTILTSILAAPLTSLNPMIAAGWVSGLVEAISRKPKVKDLESIPVDILTVRGFWRNNVTRILLVVVFTNLGSSIGTMAAIPLMLKVIG, from the coding sequence ATGGACAACATAGCAACTGCAGACCTTGAAGGGGTAGACCGCATCTTCTGCAACGGAAAAGAGATCATTTTAATCGGAACGGCCCACGTCTCCAAAGAGAGCGCCCTCCTTGTCACCCGGGTCATTGAGTCTGAACGTCCGGACACCGTGTGTGTGGAGCTCTGCGAGACCCGGCTTCAATCCATACGGGACAAGGACGCCTGGCGCAACATGGACATCATCAAGGTAATCCGGGAAAAAAAGGCCATGTTCCTTCTCATGAACCTGATGCTTGCCTCGTTCCAGAAACGAATTGCAGAAAAATTTGAAATCAAACCCGGCCAGGAGATGATCAACGCCATTGAGGCAGGCGAAAAAATTGACGCCCGAATTTTTCCAGCGGACAGGGCAATCCAGACCACCCTTACCCGGGTATGGAGAAGCATGGGCCTGTGGGAACGACTCAAGCTGATGTTCCAGATGGTTTTCTCCCTTGGCAACACCGACGAGATCACTGAAGAGGAAATCGAACGTATGAAGCAGGAGGACATCCTGCAAACCCTGCTTGCGGACATGAAACGCTCCCACCCCATCCTTGAAAGAATACTGATTGACGAACGGGACCAGTTTCTTGCAGAAACCATCCGAACCGCCCCGGGTGACAGGATCGTTGCCGTTGCAGGTGCAGGTCACGTTCCCGGCATCAAACGCTACCTGGCAGACAGCACCGCTGTGGACATGGATGAGTTGACCCGGATACCCAGGGGTGGCAATTTCGGAAAGATCATGAAGTGGCTCATTCCCCTTGCCATTCTTGTCCTGTTTGGTGCAGGATTCTTCATAAAGGGCAAGGGCGGTGGCACAGACATGATCTGGATGTGGATTGCAGCCAATGGTCTCTTTGCGGGACTTGGCGCCGTTGCAGCCCTGGCACACCCCTGGACAATCCTCACCTCGATCCTTGCGGCCCCGTTGACATCCCTCAACCCCATGATTGCCGCAGGATGGGTGTCGGGCCTTGTGGAGGCAATCTCAAGAAAACCCAAGGTAAAGGACCTTGAATCCATACCCGTTGACATCCTCACAGTACGGGGATTCTGGAGAAACAATGTCACCCGGATTCTGCTGGTGGTTGTATTTACAAATCTTGGCAGCTCCATCGGCACCATGGCAGCCATCCCGTTGATGCTCAAGGTAATCGGATAA
- a CDS encoding cyclic nucleotide-binding domain-containing protein, protein MELKQGDLFWGMDNDFVIKVMDATEKKNVDEGVTLFQAGDVADDFYILIKGRVKLTIGDKGPVVYMAKEPGQVIGWSTLLGREHYSATAICVEASKMLKVGKKSFLENLAKDPQSEALFFKRVAGMLGDRLVSVYPSIA, encoded by the coding sequence ATGGAACTTAAACAGGGAGATCTTTTCTGGGGAATGGACAATGATTTTGTCATAAAGGTCATGGACGCAACCGAGAAAAAAAATGTTGATGAGGGTGTCACCCTTTTTCAAGCAGGTGATGTTGCAGACGATTTTTATATCCTGATCAAGGGGAGGGTCAAACTCACCATTGGCGATAAGGGGCCTGTTGTCTACATGGCAAAGGAGCCGGGCCAGGTTATTGGGTGGTCCACCCTGCTCGGCAGGGAGCACTATTCGGCCACGGCTATCTGTGTTGAAGCGTCAAAAATGCTAAAAGTCGGCAAAAAAAGCTTTCTTGAGAATCTTGCAAAGGATCCTCAAAGTGAAGCGCTTTTTTTCAAACGGGTTGCAGGAATGCTCGGAGATCGTCTGGTTTCCGTTTATCCCAGTATCGCCTAA
- a CDS encoding 30S ribosomal protein S1: MMADKFGDNGSDNQEEASFAEMFASYDAEINHDIRQGDKIDGKIISIGQNAVYISTGAKSDGVVDKAELLDKNGEFHHAVGDEISLYVVSMNESEITLSKSLSGAGTATMLEEASFTGTPVEGKVAGTIKGGFSVTIMGKRAFCPVSQMDIKYIEDTESYVGSTFNFIITRFEEGGRNIVVSRRDLLNLENKDRQDAFFKEAKEGDILTGSVTKLMPYGAFIELVPGVEGMAHISELSWSRVDKAEEVVKQGETVKVKLLKIETKEGADMPKISLSIKQALSEDPWDSQAGTIAPGDQLTGKVVRLAPFGAFVEIAPGMDGLVHLSEMSHTRRIVKADDVVTLGEMVQVVVKDIDIEKRRISLSIKDALGDPWAGIAEKYAPGTIVETTMEKREQFGIFLSLEPGVTGLLPASVASKASKPSDYDSLKPGDKVTVMVESADEEKRRISLAPPEMKDSDDWRKFAPAQKAPMGDMGALLMEALKKKK, encoded by the coding sequence ATGATGGCTGACAAATTTGGAGACAATGGATCTGACAACCAGGAAGAAGCAAGCTTTGCAGAGATGTTTGCCTCCTATGACGCAGAAATTAACCACGATATCCGCCAGGGAGACAAAATAGATGGAAAAATTATCTCCATTGGTCAGAATGCCGTATATATCAGCACAGGCGCCAAGAGCGACGGAGTCGTGGACAAGGCAGAACTTTTAGACAAAAACGGAGAATTTCACCATGCCGTGGGCGATGAGATCTCTCTCTACGTGGTATCCATGAATGAAAGTGAAATCACCCTGTCTAAATCACTGTCAGGCGCCGGCACCGCAACCATGCTCGAAGAAGCATCCTTTACCGGCACCCCGGTCGAAGGCAAGGTAGCAGGAACCATCAAGGGCGGATTCAGCGTTACCATCATGGGAAAAAGGGCCTTCTGCCCGGTAAGCCAGATGGACATAAAGTATATTGAAGACACCGAATCCTATGTGGGTTCGACCTTTAACTTCATCATTACCCGGTTTGAAGAGGGGGGCCGCAACATTGTCGTCTCCCGCCGGGATCTCTTGAATCTGGAAAACAAAGACCGGCAGGATGCGTTCTTCAAGGAGGCCAAAGAGGGCGACATCCTCACCGGCAGCGTCACCAAACTCATGCCCTATGGGGCGTTCATCGAACTTGTTCCGGGTGTTGAAGGCATGGCCCATATTTCAGAACTCAGCTGGTCAAGGGTGGACAAGGCAGAAGAGGTGGTAAAGCAGGGAGAGACGGTCAAGGTCAAGCTGCTTAAAATCGAAACAAAGGAGGGAGCGGATATGCCCAAAATCTCCCTTTCCATCAAGCAGGCCCTGTCCGAAGACCCCTGGGATTCCCAGGCAGGCACCATTGCCCCGGGGGATCAACTCACGGGCAAGGTGGTTCGCCTTGCCCCCTTTGGCGCCTTTGTTGAAATCGCTCCGGGCATGGACGGACTGGTTCATTTGAGTGAAATGAGCCACACACGAAGAATCGTCAAGGCCGATGACGTGGTAACCCTGGGTGAAATGGTCCAGGTGGTGGTCAAGGATATCGACATTGAAAAACGGCGCATCTCCCTGAGTATCAAGGATGCCCTGGGGGATCCCTGGGCCGGCATTGCAGAAAAATACGCCCCGGGCACCATTGTGGAAACCACCATGGAAAAAAGAGAGCAGTTCGGCATTTTCCTCAGTCTTGAGCCGGGCGTCACAGGTCTTCTACCGGCATCTGTTGCTTCCAAGGCGTCCAAACCGTCGGATTATGACTCACTCAAACCCGGAGACAAGGTCACTGTAATGGTGGAGTCGGCCGACGAGGAGAAACGGCGTATCTCCCTTGCCCCTCCCGAAATGAAGGATTCCGATGACTGGCGCAAATTTGCCCCTGCCCAGAAGGCGCCCATGGGCGATATGGGAGCCCTTCTCATGGAGGCACTTAAAAAGAAAAAATAA